From one Paeniglutamicibacter psychrophenolicus genomic stretch:
- a CDS encoding bifunctional metallophosphatase/5'-nucleotidase: MSEKHQLRRNALVAAATLTLMASTAVAGPATAAPADPNAQGQANKQENAPSTTIELVGINDFHGRIEANGAEAGAAVLAGAVKDYKSKNRNTLFVSAGDNIGASTFTSFSQQDDPTIDALKAAGLDASAVGNHEFDRGFDDLLNRVIPRYGNGDAAAGADYALGANVYLKGTKTPALKEYTLRKLNGVTVGLIGTVTDQTASLVTPAGISGLDFGDQVEAANRVAAQLSDGDKSNGEADVLVLLTHEGSSSSNCASIGTEDTSYGDLVREASGEIDAIISGHTHIGYSCAYPVDGWAKGLERPVLQAHQYGTTLDTLKITVSKKHKQVTGLEGGLISLTTIASDGTTVPRFEAVPEVATIVEAASKQAEVVGAQKIGNISANILRGGTNGSDRGVESSLGNLVADMHLWATSNESFGGIPAQIAFMNPGGLRADLLYGTDGTVTYKDAASVQPFGNTLFTMDLTGAQIKSVLEEQWQPDGASRPKLHLGISGGFSYTYSPNAARGQHIISMSYQGEPIANDAVFRIVTNSFLATGGDNFFTFAQGTNVADSGQIDLVAGIEYFKAHPMVDPAPLGRAQIAQ, translated from the coding sequence GTGTCCGAGAAACATCAATTGCGGCGCAATGCCCTGGTCGCAGCCGCAACACTCACGCTCATGGCATCAACAGCTGTCGCCGGGCCAGCCACGGCCGCGCCGGCGGATCCAAACGCACAGGGGCAGGCCAACAAGCAGGAAAACGCACCGTCCACCACCATCGAGCTGGTGGGCATCAACGACTTCCACGGCCGCATCGAGGCCAACGGCGCCGAGGCCGGCGCGGCGGTGCTCGCCGGAGCCGTGAAGGACTACAAGTCCAAAAACCGCAACACGCTCTTCGTCTCGGCGGGCGACAACATCGGCGCCTCCACCTTCACGTCCTTCTCCCAGCAGGACGACCCCACCATCGACGCACTGAAGGCCGCCGGGCTTGACGCCTCCGCGGTGGGGAACCACGAGTTCGACCGCGGGTTCGACGACCTGCTCAACCGGGTCATCCCCCGCTACGGGAACGGCGACGCGGCGGCCGGGGCCGACTACGCGCTGGGCGCCAACGTCTACCTGAAGGGAACCAAGACCCCGGCCCTGAAGGAATACACGCTGCGGAAACTCAACGGCGTCACCGTCGGGCTGATCGGCACCGTGACGGACCAGACCGCCTCGCTGGTCACCCCGGCAGGCATTTCCGGGCTCGACTTCGGCGACCAGGTCGAGGCGGCCAACCGGGTCGCCGCGCAGCTGTCCGACGGGGACAAGTCCAACGGCGAGGCCGACGTGCTGGTGTTGCTCACCCACGAAGGCTCGTCAAGCAGCAATTGCGCCTCCATCGGCACCGAGGACACCTCGTACGGGGACCTGGTCCGCGAGGCCTCCGGCGAGATCGACGCGATCATTTCGGGCCACACCCACATCGGCTACTCCTGCGCCTACCCCGTGGACGGCTGGGCCAAGGGGCTTGAGCGCCCGGTGCTCCAGGCACATCAATACGGCACCACGCTGGACACCTTGAAAATCACCGTCTCCAAGAAGCACAAGCAGGTCACCGGCCTTGAAGGCGGGCTGATCTCGCTGACCACCATCGCCTCCGACGGCACCACGGTGCCGCGCTTCGAGGCCGTGCCCGAGGTCGCCACGATCGTCGAGGCGGCCAGCAAGCAGGCCGAGGTCGTCGGCGCCCAGAAGATCGGCAACATCAGCGCCAACATCCTCCGCGGCGGAACCAATGGCTCGGACCGCGGCGTTGAATCCTCCTTGGGCAACCTGGTGGCCGACATGCACCTGTGGGCGACCTCCAACGAGAGCTTCGGAGGCATCCCGGCACAGATCGCCTTCATGAATCCCGGCGGCCTGCGCGCGGACCTGCTCTACGGCACGGACGGAACCGTGACCTACAAGGACGCGGCATCGGTGCAGCCCTTCGGCAACACGCTGTTCACCATGGACTTGACCGGTGCACAGATCAAGTCGGTGCTTGAGGAACAGTGGCAGCCCGACGGCGCGAGCCGGCCCAAGCTGCACCTGGGCATCTCCGGGGGCTTCAGCTACACCTACAGCCCGAATGCGGCGCGCGGGCAGCACATCATCTCGATGAGCTACCAGGGAGAGCCGATCGCCAACGACGCGGTGTTCCGCATCGTCACCAACTCGTTCCTGGCCACCGGCGGAGACAACTTCTTCACCTTCGCCCAGGGCACCAACGTGGCAGACTCGGGCCAAATCGACCTCGTGGCTGGCATCGAGTACTTCAAGGCACACCCGATGGTGGATCCGGCACCACTGGGCCGGGCCCAAATCGCCCAGTAG
- a CDS encoding MarR family winged helix-turn-helix transcriptional regulator produces MTSPFSDSLPDPGSATDSTALDPLIEDVEKEFSMMVVKARQAIRRRAASIHPELQPLGYKVLSILAREQAQQQIILAEELQVDKATMSRMIKWLEAKKLVTRVPDPNDGRAMLVSITNTARAGVIASSAASRQLLRNRLISWEPEEIKRFTDLLARLNANDQPQHGK; encoded by the coding sequence ATGACTTCACCGTTTTCCGATTCCCTTCCCGACCCGGGATCGGCCACCGACTCCACCGCACTTGATCCGCTGATCGAGGATGTGGAAAAAGAGTTCTCCATGATGGTCGTCAAGGCGCGCCAGGCCATCCGCAGGCGCGCCGCTTCCATCCACCCGGAGCTTCAGCCCTTGGGCTACAAGGTGCTCTCCATCCTGGCCCGCGAGCAGGCCCAGCAACAGATCATCCTGGCCGAGGAACTCCAGGTGGACAAAGCCACCATGAGCCGAATGATCAAGTGGCTGGAGGCCAAGAAACTGGTCACCCGTGTCCCGGATCCGAACGACGGACGGGCCATGCTGGTCAGCATCACGAACACGGCCCGTGCCGGGGTGATCGCCTCGAGCGCTGCCTCGCGCCAGCTGCTGCGCAACAGGCTGATCTCCTGGGAGCCCGAGGAAATCAAGCGCTTCACGGACCTGCTGGCCCGGCTCAACGCCAACGACCAGCCGCAACACGGCAAATAA
- a CDS encoding multicopper oxidase domain-containing protein, with protein MSKNPARGFWPMRDLPVAFWLVLLVVATLVHRQIPAPRWLMIHLLLLGAISHAILVWSQYFAIALLRTPARPHDRATQNWRLLMLNAGTVVVVAGVLSMLWPLTATGAALVAGAVIWHGVDLFARMRRALPSRFGATVKYYIAAAAFLPVGAVLGTVLAHGTGSPTHEQVTLAHAFLNVLGWVGLTVAGTLVTLWPTMLRTRIADQAAVNSRRALPVLIASALAAALGAGFGLLPVAAAGLLGYIAGLGMMASAFIQVARNKPPKTFSTLSVLGAVSWWIGCLVALVVSLLGTGDWQVVGRLFASITPYLVAGFAAQVLLGALSYLVPVVLGGGPAPVRAATTVLDRGAVLRVSTANAALLVCALPVPSLVRVLCSGLYLVAMASFLPLLFMALRAHRGAKAKAAAGFKALGLPAGTPAPRVRLEPEGERPAGQRAGQAMAGLIAVVLAIAVGVAIDPAASGIAAPPAPPEAGTAAPATTAQTMTVKVQAADMGFTPASIEVPAGTHLVIELTNTDAAETHDLVLATGANSGRLAPGQSATVDAGVITSDVSAWCSIVGHRQMGMVLEIKVAGTPAAPGEEPGAADPGHGSMHQPASQAPSAPGAPLDLMAEPDASFTAHDASLPALPPRPKDGKPVVHQATFTAQEAIAEVSPGVRQKLWTFNGTAPGPLLHGRVGDRFEITLVNDGTMGHSIDFHAGALAPDEPMRTIQPGESLLYTFTATRAGIWMYHCSTMPMSAHIANGMFGTVVIEPEGLPEVDRSYVLAQSEFYLGAQDAEIDTGKLAAEKPDLVVFNGYANQYVHRPLPARVGERVRIWLLDVGPNRASSFHVIGGQFDTTWFEGNYLLDDREGGDGGSQALALGVAQGGFVELQFPEAGNYPFVSHVMVDAERGAQGVFKVAE; from the coding sequence ATGAGCAAGAACCCGGCCAGGGGCTTCTGGCCCATGCGCGATCTGCCGGTGGCCTTCTGGCTGGTTCTCCTGGTGGTTGCCACGCTGGTCCACCGCCAGATCCCCGCGCCCCGCTGGCTCATGATCCACCTGCTGCTGCTTGGTGCGATCTCCCACGCGATCCTGGTCTGGTCCCAGTACTTTGCCATCGCCCTGCTGCGCACCCCGGCCCGGCCCCATGACCGGGCCACCCAGAACTGGCGGCTTCTCATGCTCAACGCCGGCACCGTCGTGGTGGTCGCAGGGGTGCTGTCGATGCTCTGGCCGCTCACCGCGACCGGGGCCGCCCTGGTGGCAGGGGCCGTGATCTGGCACGGGGTGGACCTGTTCGCCCGCATGCGGCGCGCCCTGCCCTCCCGCTTCGGCGCGACCGTGAAGTACTACATCGCCGCGGCCGCCTTCCTGCCCGTCGGGGCGGTGCTGGGCACCGTGTTGGCCCATGGCACCGGCTCGCCGACCCATGAGCAGGTCACCCTGGCCCACGCGTTCCTCAACGTCCTGGGCTGGGTGGGCCTGACGGTGGCGGGAACCCTGGTCACGCTCTGGCCCACCATGCTGCGCACCAGGATCGCCGACCAGGCCGCGGTCAATTCCCGGCGGGCCCTGCCGGTGCTCATTGCCTCGGCCCTGGCCGCGGCGCTCGGCGCCGGATTCGGTCTCCTGCCGGTGGCCGCGGCGGGCCTGCTCGGCTACATTGCGGGCCTCGGGATGATGGCTTCGGCCTTCATCCAGGTCGCTCGGAACAAGCCACCAAAGACCTTCTCCACGCTCTCGGTGCTGGGCGCTGTCAGCTGGTGGATCGGGTGCCTGGTGGCCCTGGTCGTTTCCCTGCTGGGCACCGGCGACTGGCAGGTGGTCGGCCGTCTGTTCGCCTCCATCACCCCGTACCTGGTGGCCGGGTTCGCCGCGCAGGTGCTGCTCGGTGCGCTGTCCTACCTGGTGCCGGTGGTCCTGGGCGGCGGTCCGGCCCCGGTCAGGGCCGCGACCACGGTGCTGGACCGCGGGGCGGTGCTGCGCGTGTCCACCGCGAATGCCGCGCTGCTGGTGTGTGCGCTGCCGGTTCCCTCGCTGGTGCGGGTGCTGTGCTCGGGGCTGTACCTGGTGGCCATGGCAAGCTTCCTCCCGCTGCTCTTTATGGCCCTGCGGGCCCACCGCGGTGCCAAGGCCAAGGCGGCCGCAGGATTCAAGGCCCTGGGCCTGCCCGCCGGAACCCCGGCCCCGCGGGTGCGCCTGGAACCGGAAGGGGAGCGCCCCGCGGGCCAGCGTGCGGGCCAGGCCATGGCCGGGCTCATCGCCGTGGTGCTGGCCATCGCGGTGGGAGTGGCCATCGACCCGGCGGCCTCCGGCATCGCCGCGCCGCCCGCCCCGCCCGAAGCCGGCACAGCGGCACCGGCAACCACTGCCCAAACCATGACAGTGAAGGTCCAGGCCGCCGACATGGGCTTCACCCCCGCCAGCATCGAGGTTCCCGCCGGCACGCACCTGGTCATCGAGCTGACCAACACCGATGCGGCCGAAACGCACGACCTGGTGCTGGCGACCGGGGCGAACAGCGGTCGACTGGCCCCGGGCCAAAGCGCCACCGTGGACGCCGGAGTCATCACCTCCGATGTCTCGGCCTGGTGCTCGATCGTGGGCCACAGGCAAATGGGCATGGTGCTGGAGATCAAGGTCGCCGGCACGCCCGCGGCACCCGGCGAAGAACCCGGAGCGGCTGACCCGGGCCACGGGTCCATGCACCAGCCGGCGTCCCAGGCCCCGTCGGCCCCAGGCGCCCCGCTTGACTTGATGGCAGAACCCGATGCGTCCTTCACCGCGCACGACGCGTCGCTGCCCGCCCTTCCGCCACGGCCGAAGGACGGCAAGCCCGTGGTCCACCAGGCCACGTTCACCGCGCAGGAAGCAATCGCCGAGGTCTCCCCGGGAGTGCGGCAAAAACTCTGGACCTTCAACGGCACCGCGCCGGGCCCGCTGCTGCACGGCCGCGTCGGCGACAGGTTCGAGATCACGCTGGTCAACGACGGAACCATGGGCCACTCCATCGACTTCCATGCCGGTGCGCTGGCCCCGGACGAACCGATGCGCACCATCCAGCCCGGCGAATCGCTGCTCTACACGTTCACCGCCACCCGGGCGGGGATCTGGATGTACCACTGCTCGACCATGCCCATGAGCGCCCACATAGCCAACGGCATGTTCGGCACCGTGGTGATCGAGCCCGAGGGACTGCCCGAGGTGGACCGCTCCTACGTGCTGGCCCAGTCCGAATTCTATTTGGGGGCCCAGGACGCGGAGATCGACACCGGGAAGCTGGCCGCGGAGAAGCCGGACCTGGTGGTCTTCAACGGCTATGCGAACCAATACGTGCACCGGCCGCTTCCGGCCAGGGTCGGGGAACGCGTGCGGATCTGGCTGCTGGATGTCGGGCCCAACCGGGCCTCCTCGTTCCACGTGATCGGCGGGCAATTCGACACCACCTGGTTCGAGGGAAACTACCTGCTCGATGACCGAGAGGGTGGGGACGGCGGAAGCCAGGCCCTTGCGCTCGGCGTGGCGCAGGGCGGATTCGTGGAACTGCAGTTCCCGGAGGCGGGAAACTATCCCTTCGTTTCCCACGTGATGGTCGATGCCGAACGCGGTGCCCAGGGCGTGTTCAAGGTGGCCGAATAG
- a CDS encoding DUF2249 domain-containing protein: MADIVISSSKEEAEKHTQPAAHECACGDHDAELPELDARAIPHAIRHATIFGALDSLAVGGGLVLVAPHNPLPLLDQLEGRAPGAFEISYLEEGPEAWRLQLVRKA; this comes from the coding sequence GTGGCTGACATTGTTATCTCTTCCAGCAAGGAAGAAGCCGAGAAGCATACCCAACCCGCGGCCCACGAGTGCGCCTGCGGCGATCATGATGCCGAACTTCCGGAGCTTGACGCCCGGGCCATCCCGCACGCGATCCGCCACGCCACGATCTTTGGAGCACTGGATTCCCTCGCCGTGGGCGGCGGCCTGGTCCTGGTGGCCCCGCACAACCCGCTGCCGCTGCTGGACCAGCTCGAGGGCCGGGCGCCCGGCGCCTTCGAGATCAGCTACCTCGAAGAGGGGCCGGAGGCCTGGCGCCTGCAATTGGTGCGCAAGGCCTAG
- a CDS encoding MFS transporter — MQPPDSKPQQQRTQPRGFMVLSILAVVLIGLNLRAGITSAAPLFLDLQEFLGYGAFVAALLPSIPTLVFAAAGLSTAWLARRLGLSGTILFALCLLSAGLAFRALPTTWALLAGTVAAMCGLALCNVSMPSFIRENFAQKTSLMTGLYTITMSLGATAASALSVPLALAAGSPTLGLATWSILAAAAALAFLPFMLMARADRPGAPATSGISPFSLIRTKRGLVITGLFSAQAILAYAIMSWLPTILISRSMAAADAGVILGVLQVMSIPATMFSLWLVNKHGMLRGAFFLTSISAAAGLAGLVWLPLSLAWLCAVVLGIGFSIFPLVLLVISFSGESSEETTAMSTLAQSLGYLVATSGPFGMGLLYSLTGSWTVPLVLLIGVTGVMLWLGVVASGYRRAVVQRVQ, encoded by the coding sequence ATGCAGCCCCCCGACTCGAAGCCCCAACAGCAACGTACCCAACCGCGCGGGTTCATGGTGCTCTCGATCCTGGCGGTGGTGTTGATCGGCCTGAACCTGCGCGCCGGGATCACCAGCGCAGCACCGCTCTTCCTGGACCTGCAGGAGTTCCTGGGCTACGGGGCGTTCGTCGCGGCGTTGCTGCCCTCGATCCCCACCCTGGTCTTCGCCGCGGCCGGGTTGAGCACCGCCTGGCTGGCCCGGCGCCTGGGCCTGAGCGGAACGATCCTCTTCGCCCTCTGCCTGCTCAGCGCGGGGCTGGCCTTCCGCGCCTTGCCCACCACCTGGGCGCTGCTGGCCGGCACGGTGGCGGCGATGTGCGGACTGGCGCTGTGCAACGTCTCCATGCCCTCGTTCATCCGGGAGAACTTCGCGCAGAAGACATCGCTGATGACCGGGCTCTATACGATCACCATGTCGCTGGGGGCCACCGCGGCCTCGGCGCTGAGCGTTCCGCTGGCCCTGGCCGCGGGCTCCCCGACGCTGGGCCTTGCCACCTGGAGCATCCTTGCGGCCGCCGCGGCGCTGGCATTCCTGCCCTTCATGCTCATGGCCCGCGCCGACCGCCCGGGCGCACCGGCCACGTCGGGCATCAGCCCGTTCTCGCTGATCCGCACCAAGCGCGGCCTGGTCATCACCGGGCTCTTCAGCGCCCAGGCGATCCTGGCCTACGCCATCATGAGCTGGCTGCCCACCATCCTGATTTCCCGGTCCATGGCCGCGGCCGATGCCGGAGTCATCCTGGGTGTGCTGCAGGTGATGTCGATCCCGGCCACGATGTTCTCCCTGTGGCTGGTGAACAAGCACGGCATGCTCCGCGGGGCATTCTTCCTGACCTCGATCTCCGCGGCCGCGGGCCTGGCCGGGTTGGTGTGGCTGCCGCTGTCGCTGGCCTGGCTGTGCGCGGTGGTGCTGGGCATCGGGTTCTCGATCTTCCCGCTGGTGCTGCTGGTGATCTCCTTCAGCGGCGAGAGCTCCGAGGAAACCACCGCCATGAGCACCCTGGCCCAGTCCCTCGGCTACCTGGTGGCCACCAGCGGCCCTTTCGGCATGGGCCTGCTGTATTCGCTCACCGGTTCCTGGACCGTGCCGTTGGTGCTGCTCATCGGGGTCACCGGCGTGATGCTTTGGCTCGGCGTGGTGGCCAGTGGCTACCGGCGGGCGGTCGTGCAGCGCGTCCAATAG
- a CDS encoding helix-turn-helix transcriptional regulator: protein MTGPSDRSPAPTRRTSFGRPLSPTRMRILELLEAQSAPATLAAVTHICGLHENTVRAHLEDLLRDGYLSRERAASKGRGRPAWLWEAKKPIEHSPYASLASALATVLHETSAHPVQDAVDAGKAWGRELTLKQQGEHHGQRPAEAARSHVVDMLEAVGFAPEPDASNEHVVLTRCPLIEAASKHPDIVCGVHLGIIQGAFAEMGLDGSSSTLLPFSAPGQCALQLRTAASENHSG from the coding sequence GTGACCGGTCCCTCGGATCGTTCCCCGGCCCCCACCCGGCGCACCTCTTTCGGGCGCCCGCTCTCGCCCACACGCATGCGGATTCTTGAGCTGCTGGAAGCGCAGTCGGCCCCCGCCACGCTCGCTGCCGTCACACACATTTGCGGACTGCATGAAAACACCGTCCGGGCGCACCTCGAGGACCTGTTGCGCGACGGCTACCTGAGCCGCGAGCGCGCCGCCTCGAAAGGCCGTGGCCGCCCCGCATGGCTCTGGGAAGCCAAGAAACCCATCGAGCATTCCCCATATGCCTCCCTGGCCTCCGCGCTGGCCACCGTGCTGCATGAAACCAGTGCGCATCCGGTCCAGGATGCGGTGGATGCGGGGAAGGCCTGGGGCAGGGAATTGACGCTCAAGCAACAAGGTGAGCACCATGGACAGCGCCCCGCGGAGGCAGCCCGCTCCCACGTGGTCGACATGCTCGAAGCGGTCGGGTTCGCCCCCGAACCCGACGCCTCCAACGAACACGTGGTGCTGACCCGCTGCCCGCTCATTGAAGCGGCCAGCAAGCATCCGGACATCGTCTGCGGCGTCCACCTGGGGATCATCCAGGGGGCCTTCGCCGAGATGGGACTCGACGGTTCCTCCAGCACCCTTCTGCCGTTTTCGGCCCCCGGCCAGTGCGCCCTGCAGCTGCGCACCGCAGCCAGCGAAAACCACTCCGGATGA
- a CDS encoding VOC family protein produces the protein MGTILNPYISFRDTARPALEFYQSVFGGELDLRPFADFEFAKTDNPDDNNKIMHGHLRAPNGLNLMAADTPASMEWKGGTAISVTLSGDDKEEVTGYWDKLSDGAKIGEPLAQAPWGDWFGMLTDKFGVDWMVNIAGPGTAGQ, from the coding sequence ATGGGCACGATCCTCAATCCCTACATCAGCTTCCGTGACACGGCGCGTCCCGCGCTCGAGTTCTACCAGTCGGTCTTCGGTGGCGAGCTGGACCTGCGTCCCTTTGCGGACTTCGAGTTCGCCAAGACGGACAATCCGGACGACAACAACAAGATCATGCACGGGCACCTGCGTGCTCCCAACGGCTTGAACCTGATGGCGGCCGACACCCCTGCCTCTATGGAATGGAAGGGAGGAACCGCCATCTCCGTCACCCTCAGCGGCGACGACAAGGAAGAAGTGACAGGTTACTGGGACAAGCTCAGCGACGGAGCCAAGATCGGCGAGCCGCTGGCCCAGGCGCCCTGGGGCGACTGGTTCGGCATGCTGACGGACAAGTTCGGTGTCGACTGGATGGTCAACATCGCCGGACCGGGCACCGCCGGGCAGTAG
- a CDS encoding DUF1304 domain-containing protein, which produces MLIPAMVFGTLAAAIHLYIFVLESLVWDRPATRKAFGIRTDAEATATRPMAFNQGFYNLFLAILVALGMVLYLAGSTVAGATLFFAGTGSMVAAGLVLLLSSPKLAKAAFVQLTAPALGIIFGLFALTP; this is translated from the coding sequence ATGCTGATTCCCGCAATGGTCTTCGGGACCCTGGCCGCCGCCATCCACCTCTACATCTTCGTCCTGGAATCATTGGTGTGGGACCGCCCGGCCACCCGCAAGGCCTTCGGCATCCGCACCGACGCCGAGGCAACGGCCACCAGGCCGATGGCTTTCAACCAGGGTTTCTACAACCTGTTCCTGGCCATCCTGGTGGCCCTTGGCATGGTCCTCTACCTGGCCGGCAGCACCGTCGCAGGGGCAACCTTGTTCTTCGCCGGGACCGGCTCAATGGTTGCCGCCGGGTTGGTGCTGCTGCTCTCCTCCCCCAAGCTGGCCAAGGCCGCATTCGTCCAGCTCACGGCTCCAGCGCTGGGAATCATTTTCGGCTTATTCGCCTTGACCCCTTGA
- a CDS encoding amino acid permease, translated as MAAATEHRPTSPTTGSGSDPAKNDNELKRGLSSRHLQMIAIGGAIGTGLFVASGGTISQAGPGGALVAYALVGLMVFLLMQSLGEMAAKIPVAGSFQTFATRFVSPSFGFAIGWNYWFNWAITVAAELVAAGIIMDFWFPSVPGWVWAGVFLLVLTGLNALSAKSFGESEFWLSLIKVAAVVLFLIAGVLMIFGILGDNSPGLSNWQNREDVFHGGWVSIISVFMIAGFSFQGTELVGVAAGEAKNPRREVPRAIRTVFWRIMLFYIGAIFIIGCLVPFTDPSLLASGEADVAASPFTLVFSRAGIAFAAALMNAVILTAILSAGNSGLYASTRMLYSMAHDGKAPKIFGRTNSRGVPIPALLATAAVGLFGFLSAIVGQGAAYAWLLNVSGLCGFIVWAGIAISHYRFRRGFLAQGNKTSDLPYRAALFPIGPLLAFAVLILVIAGQNYEAVLAGRGMEVLSSYIGLPIFLGLWLVHRLVTKSKVVPLLEMDLTAPQDVEDELASQR; from the coding sequence ATGGCCGCCGCAACGGAGCACCGGCCAACCTCCCCCACCACGGGCTCCGGCTCCGACCCCGCCAAGAACGACAACGAACTCAAGCGCGGACTCAGCAGCCGGCACCTGCAGATGATCGCCATCGGCGGTGCAATCGGCACCGGGCTGTTCGTCGCCTCCGGCGGCACGATCTCCCAGGCCGGCCCCGGCGGCGCATTGGTCGCCTACGCATTGGTCGGCCTGATGGTGTTCCTGCTGATGCAGTCCCTGGGCGAGATGGCGGCCAAGATCCCGGTCGCCGGTTCCTTCCAGACCTTCGCCACCCGATTCGTCTCCCCCTCCTTCGGGTTCGCGATCGGCTGGAACTACTGGTTCAACTGGGCCATCACGGTGGCCGCCGAACTGGTCGCCGCGGGCATCATCATGGACTTCTGGTTCCCGTCGGTGCCCGGCTGGGTCTGGGCCGGGGTGTTCCTTCTCGTGCTCACCGGCCTGAACGCCCTGTCGGCCAAGTCCTTCGGCGAGTCCGAGTTCTGGCTCTCGCTGATCAAGGTCGCCGCCGTGGTGCTGTTCCTGATCGCCGGCGTGCTGATGATCTTCGGCATCCTCGGGGACAACTCCCCCGGGCTGAGCAACTGGCAGAACCGCGAGGACGTCTTCCACGGCGGCTGGGTCTCGATCATCTCGGTCTTCATGATCGCCGGCTTCTCCTTCCAGGGCACCGAGCTGGTCGGCGTTGCAGCCGGCGAGGCGAAGAATCCGCGGCGCGAGGTCCCGCGGGCCATCCGCACCGTCTTCTGGCGCATCATGCTCTTCTACATCGGTGCGATCTTCATCATCGGCTGCCTGGTCCCGTTCACCGACCCGAGCCTGCTGGCCTCCGGCGAGGCCGACGTCGCGGCGTCCCCGTTCACCCTGGTCTTTTCCCGCGCGGGCATTGCCTTTGCCGCGGCGCTAATGAACGCGGTCATCCTCACCGCCATCCTGTCGGCCGGCAACTCCGGGCTGTATGCCTCCACGCGCATGCTTTACTCCATGGCCCACGACGGCAAGGCACCGAAGATCTTCGGGCGGACCAACTCGCGCGGCGTGCCGATCCCGGCGCTGCTGGCCACCGCCGCGGTGGGACTCTTCGGGTTCCTCTCGGCCATCGTCGGACAGGGCGCCGCCTACGCCTGGCTGCTGAACGTCTCGGGGTTGTGCGGCTTCATCGTCTGGGCAGGCATCGCGATCTCGCACTACCGCTTCAGGCGCGGCTTCCTGGCCCAGGGCAACAAGACCAGCGACCTGCCCTACCGTGCCGCGCTCTTCCCCATCGGCCCGCTGCTGGCCTTCGCGGTGCTGATCCTGGTGATCGCCGGGCAGAACTACGAGGCGGTGCTTGCCGGGCGCGGCATGGAAGTGCTCTCCTCGTACATCGGCCTGCCGATCTTCCTGGGCCTGTGGCTGGTCCACCGACTGGTCACCAAGTCCAAGGTCGTTCCGCTTCTCGAGATGGACCTGACGGCACCCCAGGACGTCGAGGACGAGCTCGCTTCCCAGCGCTGA
- a CDS encoding OsmC family protein, which translates to MSETLIEETLESVRAEKLTAAGNAWGERIAANTASAALTFKTSGVSTGSVSSEITAGKHRFIVDEPEALAGDDAAASPVEFALGALISCQVVVYRLYAHQLGLKIDSLEINAEADLDVRGLFGIEKTIRPGFGEVRLTVKIQGPETRERYEELQAAVDEHCPVLDIFTNPTPVSVELVTAS; encoded by the coding sequence ATGTCCGAAACCCTGATCGAAGAAACCCTGGAATCGGTTCGCGCCGAAAAGCTCACCGCCGCCGGCAACGCCTGGGGCGAGCGCATCGCCGCCAACACCGCCAGCGCGGCGCTCACCTTCAAGACCAGCGGCGTGTCCACCGGATCGGTCTCCAGCGAGATCACCGCCGGGAAGCACCGTTTCATCGTCGACGAGCCCGAGGCCCTGGCCGGGGACGACGCGGCCGCCAGCCCCGTCGAGTTCGCCTTGGGTGCGCTGATCTCGTGCCAGGTCGTGGTCTACCGGCTCTACGCGCACCAGCTTGGCCTGAAGATCGACTCGCTGGAGATCAACGCCGAGGCGGACCTGGATGTGCGCGGGCTGTTCGGCATCGAGAAGACCATCCGCCCCGGCTTCGGCGAGGTCCGCCTCACCGTGAAGATCCAGGGCCCGGAAACCCGCGAGCGCTACGAGGAACTGCAGGCGGCCGTGGATGAGCACTGCCCGGTGCTGGACATCTTCACCAACCCGACGCCGGTGAGCGTCGAATTGGTCACCGCAAGCTAG